Genomic DNA from Asterias amurensis chromosome 2, ASM3211899v1:
tggtcaAGTCATTGAGGTGTGTGGGTTCAAGGGTTCCACTCTGGGGAATAGAGTATTTTTTAGCCAAGGTTAAGCCAAACCCAAAAGCAAATGCAGTGGTCAGCTACATACACCTTCATGATTGATGCAAATAATTGGCATGCCCAGTTTTCCCATTGTCAATCATAGAAACTCACTTCACTTTCACATAAAGGCTAAACAGGTGTGTTTCTTGGCCAAAGTATGCATTGTTCACCAGAATGAAGAACACCCCTAGAAGTATGAAGGCCTTGAAGATTGAGGCATGTTTATGTATGTGTCTAAAATATTGAGGATCCTTTAACTCTAAACTGTTGTAAATGTAACTGAATGATGGTACAAGTTTAACTTGCAAAATGTGAGCCCGTTCTCATTTAATTATTGAGCAGCATTACATTCCCCCATGGTCAGTCAGGACTGAAATTTCaattttgagagggcaaggccactttcatttgacaaagggcacttccatttaaAAATCTTAATGGCTATGGGGAgcttctgaaggggcaccaagaccaggACCAGGGGCAAGAGACTCTGTGTAATTCTAGGCCTGGTCAGGACTCTATTTGGAATTTACGTTTTGGTGAAAATTGTCTCAGCAACAAACTTGGAATCTGTACACCAGTCAACTTGCTGTTTAAATATTGTATCAAATAGGTGCGCAATCATAGAAATAAATGTTGGTACATTTTTGACTAAACAATTGCTTTCTTTCCGGTTTGTTTGTTACCCCTAGCAGtttccgaacaaagatattgacaaaatagggacactgccaacatagggctagatagctcagttggtagagcgccagcacgttaatccggaggtcgttggttcgaatcccactctcatcaattctttgttcaacccccaaaaaccCTAGCAGTTTTTTTAGCAAATgcgtagatttttttttgtcttttcccAATcccctttaatttgttttgtttgaaactTCACAACAAAACTATCAAAATGGAATACATATGTAATGATAATCAAATGTTTGTTTGCTTAAAAGTTcttcatttaattttatttacaaacatAAGCAGCTTTAGCCTATTTCTCACAGTTAAACACAGTACAAGTATACATATTTCTCAAGTAAAAAAATTAGAGTCATCAGAAGAAATAACGAACATCCTGATTGGTTCAGTAATGTGgggaaataatttaaaatcttttttttttagaaatcaaTCCATATCATAAATGGATATTTAAGTGAATTTTAAGaaaatctttgaacaaatttgttggCACTGGTTTGATACAACAGCCAAATCCTTTCTTAATAAATATTTCTAAATATAAGCAATTATCAGCATAGTAAATACCATTTTCACCTATTGGCCCCCTTGCGTGAAGCACAGTGCGCTTGCATGCGCCTATCCGTCACACATCTTGGGAGTCAAAGTTTAGACAAAATTGACCACCAAAATAGTGGAAATGGTAGACACGCATTTTGTGGAGGGGCAATCTGTGTCTTCGAGGGGTCAATAATATGCTGGTACAATTATTTCCACCACAAGGTATCGTAAATGCGTAAATTCATatgaaatttaacaaaaatatttcttgaGCAATACATCAAGAAATTAACAAATTATCAAGTTATTCAATTAAAAAGATTTCAGTTAACATATTTTTGTATGTGTCCGTCATTTTATGCTTCAAGATGATGGCCAACCGATTCACTAATGAAATTCTACCTAGATCTGTTGAATAATGTAGTTTTAGTGAACAAAATTATGTCTAAACAATACAAGCACATTATGCACAAAGCACATTCTCTAATGTCGCCAGTCAGCAATTTAAATTTCTTTGTTTGCATATTCCAACTTGCTGTAAGTGtacatcaacatttttgtttaaaaccagGGCAATTGGATAGACTTGGGTTTTGGCTGAACTAGCCATATTCAAGTACCAACAGACACTGTTAGCCAAAGCCGTGAAACCACACAAGACAATATTATTTAATAGTCAGACAGTAGGCAGGAAGGCTAAAACCTGATGTACGATGTACGTTGTACGGTGTACGATGACTGAAAGACACTAGAACTGTGATTTGTTGAGGTTAAATTTTTCTGTTGCCACAACTTAATATTCCTTGTATCGCTGAGCTCACAAATATATTGTGGTTACCTTATAATGAGGCTATcttacaataacaacaaaatagtaAGTTcaactctgtgaaaaaaatcaaacggCAACAAAAATACCCCAAAACTCATTTTGAGTTACCCTATAAAGTTAAAGCCAATAACATAAcataaagtaataaaccattttatgaaACAGGTGGAAATTTAAATAGCACGTGAAAATAGAGTTCATGTCATATCGTGAATGAGTAAACGGCCAGCCATTTATCTCCACTTAGTAGGTGTACAACTTGATCTTGTTAACATCTTTATCAGCACACTCCCGGCCTTTGTTGTAGTAATAGAAGTTGCCATCTTTGCGTTGGAGTTTCTTAATGTAGCCCGACTTCGGCCATCTTTGGATCTGTTGttgcaaaagaagaaaaaagtggaCATTAGTTCTGTGCTTTCCTATTTTATCAATAATGCCCGATCACCAAGAATGCTAAAGAACATTCAGGGGTAGACTAACTTTATAGTTAgagtgtgttagcactttatgttTATGGCACATCATTTATTACAGATTCTTTTTCATATACTGATTTATCATGAGTAAAGCAGTTCTGGCACTGCAGTAAACAGATGAGCGATTCTTTACTTCACCTTTAATCAATTTTACAAGCACAAAAAGACGCATGCCAGTGAGTGAGcagctttctgaaattgggacctggggtggatttcacaaagagttaagactagtcttatctcgatcaagttaggacgagttactcgtcctaacttaggactagccatacgtttttcatatctcctaggattagtcctaagttaggactagtcctaactctttgtgaaatcgacccctgggcccatttccatggctctgcttgccgcCGCATTCTGCACTTGGGATCACCATTCTTCTCTCACAGGGCAAGTGCTGAATTCTTACCCTAGCTGTATCATGAGCAAAGAATGTGAACAAGGGTGGTGTTCGTATGCAAAAGCAAAAAATGCCTGCCAACCCGCTCGAAGTAAGTGCACTATTCCCTTCTTCCGTAAAgccgattctttgcttgtggtaagcagagccttgtAAACTGTGAccaaatagaccgatccactaagctccgccccattgcgtattgaccaatcacaacgcaacgaaggtccgacaaataaggtccgacatgtgtGCGGGTATCTTGGCGCACAGGGCAGAGTTGTGAAGAAAGGCATTgaagagccccacgtgttcttgctcacatgtgcgtcgtgggcggagcctactggatcggtctattctaTCCAAACATGAAGAAGATGTTCACAATTTAACGTACATCTCCTTTGACTGTGTTGTATTCCATGGCATCTCTATAACCAGCAACCTGAAGTCTGTAGGCTTCCTCAACTTCCTCTGACCAATGTTTAGGTCTGCGGAGAGACTTTGGCTTAGCACCAGCAGCTGGAATAACACTTTCCATTATTATGTGTTTGGCGGTTTTCACAAAATACAcctaaaaaaaatggaaattaatGACTAATGTTATGAAAAATTGACATGAAAGAAttgatttaaaagaaaaattacaCAATCTATTATTAAGACACAAGATttttaaaatagcacaaggccTAACAGTAAAGTATTTTAACATATTTTACTGTTTATTTAAACGTTTTTATCTCTACTAAgactagccccacttgtgtggccaaggatagctgaataaggattcagctatccttggccacacaagtgggccTACTTAGACTAAAGTCTAGTAGTAGaagtaaaatcaaaacaaatttttgtaacTAAAAAgtggaattaaaaatgcaacaataataatactaaaatataataaaaatagaaaGTATGCACTACTTTATCAGTgagttttactttaaaaatcaatttattaattttgcaATATTTTGTAACATCTTAAATAATAGTAAAGTAATGTCATAAAGTACAGAGTAAGTAGAGTTGCGTTTCTAATTCATAATACAAAAATTCAAAACTAAAATCTATGTGTAGAAATTCATAGCTTGGCTGTTAAGGGCTGAAAATGAATTGTAGCCAGGAATTTGCAGCTTCACTTTTTAAGATTTATGTCCACGAATGACAAGAATTACCATTCAATTCTACTGTCAATTCAACTTATCGAGCAAGGGTACCCGGAAGTAGGCCTATGGAGTATGGATGCACTTTGCAAAATTTAGTAATAAAACTTTTaaacaaagtatttaaaaacttcatttattttaaacactatTTTTTCCGTCTTACCAAAGATTTTTAATCGGGTTATCTGCACTCTTCGAGCGGTATGGTTCACCACGGTAAGCTTATCAAGCTGAGCTGTTCCCTTCTGCAAGCTTTAATCTGTTTATGGTTGTTCCATTAAATAACAACAGAGAATAACAAAGGCCGCTCAGCTAAACTGTTTTGGATTGTTTAGGGAGTTGCCTAGCGAGCCAACTCTCACGAACAAGTCTCGCAAAACACGACGATTGGCGAGAAAAGGGTGAACTCGtattttaatagcgccctcttttgaatcctcatccactattattattccccacaggttagttttaaaTCTCCGGGCGGTATACAAATACTGCAATAATTTTATTATTGTCTTAAGATAGGAGGCAACGGTTGCGACAATGCAGCACGAAATGGGCTTGGGAAAATAGCGAATGTTGCAAAAGCACAAATAAAGGAATTTTATGAGGAATTGAGACAAACACTGGTAAAATTGAGGAGCATGATAAGAAAGTATTTGAATGTGTCTAGCTCCGGTAAATAAAGAGAACCTGGCAAAAGTAGGAGAGCAATAAAAAGAAGGAAACttcaaaatattaacaacatGATACATTCAATACAATGTAATATAAGAAGCCAATGATTGTATGGCAATGACATTAATTTGTGCGGCTTTTTTTGAACTTCTGCTACTACTACTCACTGCGGTGCACCCTGTTAATGTGGGCAATCATGTCGATGGAGAGGGGCCGGGTTCGATGGAGGAATATTAATGCATGCAGAGCAGCCAATATTGCGCACGTGCGTGAGAGTCGGAGTCAAAACAAGGAATGCCAGAGAACCCTGGGAGCTAGACCTGTGGTGGACAATTTTAatggaacaaagaaaaaaaaataagaaagtacagttttaaaaaaaaaacgaaagaaaaaggcaattctacctccatgattgaagcaacaaaattaatttttttaaatgttaaaaactAATTAtgtattattgttatattatgatGAGTGTGAATACCAAACTCGAGTTAAGGcattttcaaaaataatatcagtgagcgctggcacgttcattcggaggttgttggttcatgTCCCGCTCAATACTTGCCGATCACAATCAAGAATCGGCCTATAGGAAGAGCACGCCgggaaaacaagtttttgttcttcaaaaataaactgtctcaaaaatagacttgaATTTACTTGAATTACAACTACAAGTTCCACCGACCCCCGCTATTATGACGATCTGGGCAGCTGTAATTGATTTCTTGAAATACCTTATCATTTACCTCTAAATGCTTTATGAGCTAGACAATTCGCATAAACATTTAATTAGGCCTATTGCATTGTTTTTCATCCTCACATGTCAAGAAGGCTGATGAGTAATGCTCACGTCACACACAGAGCATGCGCGAGAACACGTCTTTGAATAGCCTTCATTCAAGGCGCTAGCTCGAACCCATAACACATGTCGAATGAAAAAGACTAGCAATGCATTTGAAAAAGCATGTGGCAACTATCATGTACAAGTAGGCCTACGTGTACATGTGCATGAAAGGGAGTACCGCATAAAACCATTGATCTCACCATAGAGGAAGGATCTCACAGAAACCAAGCGCGTTGCTATTTGTTGGGGGCGGTGTTCTAATGTTATCATAACCTGTGTTGATATTTGCCGTTGATGTTGTGCATTTCTTCGAGTGACATTGATAAAGGTAGGAATTATACCACATTACTTACTGTAAGATATGGTATTTAATAGCATTTTTTCCTTCCAAATTGGAATCCAATTTAAGTGTGTATTTTATTGTGAGAGGTTTGTCGAGTGGTGAGTTGGCTCAACACAAACGTTTTATTTTGGTTCTAGGCTCACACACATTATTTTGCAAGCTCACGACACGATGACACTGTCACGTCACACACTGTATTGCGAATGCGAGGAAATGTGAGGGAATTCCCCTTAAAATGCAATGTTTCTGTATCCAATTCGACCTATGTATGGAAGATTTGTTCGGTTAATTATGATTCTTTGgtgacaataatattaataataataataataattttgttaaaaaaaaagattaaaaaaaaagaacagttAACTTCAGGTTCAGCTAATAGATAGTAATAGTCAAAGTAAAATTAGgtgtttttgtaaataaaaaagagtCTATCTCAGTATCTGGTCATCTTTTTTGgaatacaaatttatttttattaattaaataCCGACTACGGTAGCGGAGCGACCCTCATActtagttctaggagtaagggGGATTGCgtgcttgggggggggggggattagcTGACATGCCTGACGCTTAGTATGGTCTAATCACGTATGTAAATAATCTAGTAAATGTTTGAttcgtttgttttattttccagATTTTGAAGACAGTTTGTAAACTTTCAAAATGGCACATCCTTCAGCGGTAGACAACATACTGCTATGCACGGATTCTTATAAGGTATATGGTATAATCAAATTTACACAGCAAAAACGATGTATTTTGACGATATAACCCATTCTGTAGCCAGGGCCACTGTCTGTTCTCAGGAAACATACACAGACGGGCCTCCAATGGGCAAGTCCTGATTTATCCCAGTCACATGGCTTCCATGACTCAATATGTGGGGATTTGCTATTGAATCAACAGTGTTGACAATCATATTAAAAAACCATAGCAAGAAAATCATGAAAGACTATCTTACAAGACAAGACAAAAAAGGGATTTGTTTGTTGTCCTGAGAGAAATATTTGTGTAGCCACTCACTGTGATGCACAAAATCTTGTCTGTGGGCTGCTGGAAAGGGCTGAAAAACtacctggagttatagattttGGGAACAGTATCCGCACTGCTCGAGAAGTAGATACAAAGCATTTATTTAGCTCTGTAGCAAGAACA
This window encodes:
- the LOC139954131 gene encoding meiosis expressed gene 1 protein homolog is translated as MESVIPAAGAKPKSLRRPKHWSEEVEEAYRLQVAGYRDAMEYNTVKGDIQRWPKSGYIKKLQRKDGNFYYYNKGRECADKDVNKIKLYTY